In the Carassius gibelio isolate Cgi1373 ecotype wild population from Czech Republic chromosome B24, carGib1.2-hapl.c, whole genome shotgun sequence genome, one interval contains:
- the LOC128013070 gene encoding brefeldin A-inhibited guanine nucleotide-exchange protein 1-like, translating to MWGSTLNLGKPSRCEKTADNKFHPNRALEKSAESHHNRNQESREDIFQGLESALSEGDLAALSNPQRAREEIKAESENLSPPAGDNKSSSSTLPPIKSKTNFIEADKYFLPFELACQSKCPRIVITSLDCLQKLIAYGHLTGSAPDNTTPGKKLIDRIIETICGCFQGPQTDEGVLLQIIKALLTAVTSQHIEIHEGTVLQAVRTCYNIYLASKNLINQTTAKATLTQMLNVIFARMENQALTNHKISWSLASRKRDRQLQEAKQMERERHRQHSPVSQQEPESPGQRHTDTPGKSLPSEANGGPGNQGSKVEQGSPLYESPEPENGTDFCPAENEQTEADQATAAAQSAAEHDKEATEEEENYEEKAQEIVQSILQEVVNTIAGDVKESREGEAEPAEGIPNSLEEEGGLGSDNENVHANSIPGTPISASFTPSLPDDRLSVSSNDTQESVATTGPAPGAKFSHILQKDAFLVFRSLCKLSMKPLSDGPPDPKSHELRSKVLSLQLLLSILQNAGPIFKTNEMFINAIKQYLCVALSKNGVSSVPEVFDLSLSIFLTLLSNFKTHLKMQIEVFFKEIFLYILETSTSSYDHKWMVIQTLTRICADAQSVVDIYVNYDCDLNAANIFERLVNDLSKIAQGRGGHELGTTPLQVNTLSLNGLVDADIVITYTPLFPYYVHELIKRHLKCSFPYKIILCALALKQGHIKLIKRGSKDMWIICNP from the exons aGGAAATCAAGGCGGAATCTGAGAATTTAAG CCCACCGGCTGGGGACAACAAGTCAAGTTCCAGTACTTTGCCGCCTATCAAATCCAAGACCAACTTCATTGAAGCAGATAAGTACTTCCTGCCGTTTGAGTTGGCCTGTCAGTCCAAATGTCCGCGCATCGTCATCACCTCTCTAGACTGTTTACAG AAACTCATAGCATATGGTCACCTAACGGGCAGCGCTCCAGACAACACCACCCCTGGAAAAAAGCTCATAGACAGGATCATAGAGACTATATGTGGCTGTTTCCAAGGACCGCAGACGGATGAAGGCGTCCTATTGCAAATTATAAAg GCCTTGCTCACAGCCGTGACCTCGCAGCACATAGAGATCCACGAAGGTACGGTTCTCCAGGCCGTGAGAACGTGCTACAACATCTATCTGGCCAGTAAGAACCTCATCAACCAGACCACGGCCAAAGCCACCCTCACACAGATGCTGAATGTGATATTCGCCCGCATGGAGAACCAAGCA CTTACAAATCACAAGATCAGTTGGTCTTTGGCATCAAGAAAGCGAGATCGTCAG CTGCAGGAAGCCAAGCAGATGGAGAGAGAAAGGCACAGGCAGCATTCTCCAGTCAGCCAGCAAGAACCAGAGTCTCCTGGACAGCGGCACACTGACACCCCCGGCAAAAGCCTGCCCTCGGAGGCCAACGGTGGACCGGGAAACCAGGGCAGCAAGGTCGAGCAGGGATCCCCACTGTACGAGAGTCCCGAACCAGAGAACGGCACGGACTTCTGCCCTGCGGAGAATGAGCAAACCGAGGCAGACCAGGCTACTGCTGCTGCGCAAA GTGCGGCAGAGCATGACAAAGAAGCAACCGAGGAAGAAGAAAACTACGAAGAGAAGGCGCAGGAGATTGTACAGAGCATTTTGCAAGAAGTCGTGAACACAATTGCTGGAG ATGTTAAGGAAAGCCGTGAGGGCGAGGCTGAGCCAGCTGAGGGCATTCCAAACTCTCTGGAAGAGGAGGGAGGGTTGGGCAGCGACAACGAAAATGTTCACGCCAACAGCATCCCTGGCACGCCCATCTCTGCGAGCTTCACTCCGTCCCTACCCGACGACAGGCTGTCTGTCTCCTCCAATGACACTCAG GAATCGGTAGCTACCACTGGTCCAGCACCAGGTGCAAAGTTTTCCCACATTCTCCAGAAGGATGCATTCTTGGTATTCCGTTCACTCTGCAAGCTCTCCATGAAGCCCCTTTCAGATGGTCCCCCTGATCCGAA ATCCCATGAGCTGCGGTCCAAGGTCCTCTCGCTGCAGCTTCTCCTGTCCATCCTGCAGAACGCTGGGCCCATCTTCAAAACCAACGAGATGTTCATCAACGCCATCAAGCAGTACCTGTGCGTAGCGCTGTCTAAAAACGGCGTCTCGTCTGTCCCTGAGGTGTTCGACCTGTCGCTGTCCATCTTCCTCACCCTCCTGTCTAACTTCAAGACACATCTCAAGATGCAAATCGAG GTGTTTTTCAAAGAGATTTTTCTTTATATTCTGGAAACGTCCACAAGCTCGTATGACCACAAGTGGATGGTCATTCAAACCCTCACTAGAATATGTGCTG ATGCGCAGAGTGTGGTAGATATCTATGTTAATTATGATTGTGACCTGAATGCTGCTAATATTTTCGAGAGGCTGGTGAATGACCTCTCAAAGATTGCACAAGGACGAGGAGGCCATGAACTGGGTACAACCCCACTTCAGGTAAACACACTGTCCTTAAACGGATTGGTTGATGCAGATATTGTCATCACTTACACACCCTTATTCCCTTATTATGTTCATGAGCTCATAAAAAGACATTTGAAGTGCTCTTTCCCGTATAAAATCATATTGTGTGCATTGGCACtcaaacaaggacacattaaattaatcaaacgtGGCAGTAAAGACATGTGGATaatatgtaatccataa